The following coding sequences lie in one Lolium perenne isolate Kyuss_39 chromosome 2, Kyuss_2.0, whole genome shotgun sequence genomic window:
- the LOC127334978 gene encoding uncharacterized protein, with amino-acid sequence MHPHLTLHRHPMCAEIIEEFQKCHVDHPLKKFFGECTDLKIKLDRCFRQEKAVKRKANFEESKKFKEQLQAYKKEMAEKDNES; translated from the exons ATGCATCCTCATCTCACCCTACACAGGCATCCTATGTGTGCTGAG ATTATTGAAGAATTCCAGAAGTGCCATGTGGATCACCCCTTAAAAAAATTCTTTGGGGAATGCACAGATCTTAAGATTAAGCTAGATCGATGCTTTCGGCAGGAG AAAGCTGTGAAGCGGAAGGCAAACTTTGAAGAGAGCAAGAAatttaaagaacaattgcaggctTATAAAAAGGAAATGGCTGAGAAAGACAATGAATCATAG